From Pseudomonas sp. StFLB209, a single genomic window includes:
- the ycaC gene encoding isochorismate family cysteine hydrolase YcaC, protein MANFTYNRLNKDDAVVLLIDHQTGLISLVQDFSPNEFKNNVLALGDLAKFFNLPTILTTSFEQGPNGPLIPELKEQFPDAPYIARPGQINAWDNEEFVKAIKATGRKQLIIAGVVTDVCVTFPALSALAEGFDVFVVTDASGTFNETVQQAAWNRMSQAGAQLMNWFSVACELHRDWRNDIEGLGNLLSQRIPNYRNLMNSYTALTSR, encoded by the coding sequence TGGCCAACTTCACCTACAACCGCCTGAACAAAGACGACGCCGTAGTACTGTTGATCGACCACCAGACCGGCCTGATCTCGCTGGTGCAGGATTTCTCGCCAAACGAGTTCAAGAACAACGTGCTGGCGCTGGGTGATCTGGCCAAGTTTTTCAACCTGCCGACCATTCTCACCACCAGCTTTGAACAAGGCCCCAATGGCCCGCTGATCCCTGAATTGAAAGAGCAGTTCCCGGATGCGCCGTACATCGCCCGCCCTGGCCAGATCAACGCCTGGGACAACGAAGAGTTTGTCAAAGCGATCAAAGCCACCGGCCGCAAGCAACTGATCATCGCCGGAGTGGTGACTGACGTGTGCGTGACCTTCCCGGCCTTGTCGGCTCTGGCAGAAGGCTTTGATGTGTTCGTGGTGACTGACGCTTCCGGCACCTTCAACGAGACCGTGCAGCAAGCCGCATGGAACCGTATGAGCCAGGCGGGCGCGCAGTTGATGAACTGGTTCTCGGTGGCTTGTGAGCTGCACCGCGACTGGCGCAACGATATCGAAGGCCTGGGTAACCTGCTGAGCCAGCGCATCCCTAACTACCGCAACCTGATGAACAGCTACACCGCGCTGACTTCGCGCTGA